A window of the Tenebrio molitor chromosome 1, icTenMoli1.1, whole genome shotgun sequence genome harbors these coding sequences:
- the LOC138130974 gene encoding venom protease-like, which produces MNKIFLCGVFIFTVNYCKTQDIGEPCTLKDTIKQGYCIPSVQCDFALDKRHSEKTFQYCGKSIFYPKLCCPLEKSELKCLMYYKSFYNNPLVNFVVHGKMALAGEFPHMAIIGYGDKNTTEWLCGGSLISEQFVLTAAHCINSAQTGSARWVRLGNVNLQLTRRYHAPQQFQIVKSFVYPKYKYPSHYHDIALVKLDRPVEFNPFVKPACLHVHGSFPKTMTVTGWGTTDFYGTQSSHLLKAEVNLVDSEICKQQYAHTSRKKLARGIKKKIQLCAGHPEGRDACSGDSGGPLQFRKRGNRAYFLVAGVTSFGKACGVESSAGVYTRVAPYARWIERIVWPQ; this is translated from the exons ATgaacaagatttttttgtgtGGAGTTTTCATATTTACTGTAAATTACTGCAAAACCCAAGATATCG GTGAGCCGTGCACCCTAAAAGACACAATTAAGCAAGGTTACTGCATTCCTAGTGTTCAGTGTGATTTTGCTCTAGACAAGAGACACTCCGAAAAAACGTTTCAGTATTGTGGAAAAAGTATATTTTACCCTAAACTGTGTTGCCCTCTAGAAAAGAGTGAACTGA AATGTCTTATGTATTACaaatcattttacaacaaCCCCCTTGTGAATTTTGTTGTTCATGGTAAAATGGCTCTAGCCGGAGAGTTTCCCCACATG GCAATTATCGGTTATGGAGACAAGAACACCACCGAGTGGTTGTGCGGAGGAAGTCTAATAAGCGAACAATTTGTCCTAACTGCAGCTCATTGCATAAACTCAGCACAAAC AGGCTCGGCCAGATGGGTTCGCCTCGGAAATGTGAACCTCCAACTCACCAGAAGGTATCACGCACCTCAACAATTCCAAATTGTGAAATCCTTCGTCTATCCCAAATACAAATATCCCTCGCACTACCACGACATCGCCTTGGTGAAACTAGACCGTCCAGTGGAATTCAACCCTTTCGTGAAACCCGCATGTCTGCACGTCCACGGCTCTTTTCCCAAGACTATGACTGTGACTGGGTGGGGTACAACTGATTTTTACGGGACGCAGAGCAGTCATTTGCTCAAAGCGGAAGTGAATCTTGTCGATTCAGAGATTTGCAAGCAGCAGTACGCTCACACGTCGCGGAAGAAGTTGGCCAGAGGGATCAAGAAGAAAATTCAATTGTGTGCGGGGCACCCTGAAGGGCGAGACGCTTGCTCG GGTGATTCTGGAGGGCCGTTGCAGTTCAGGAAAAGAGGGAATCGCGCGTATTTTCTTGTTGCTGGAGTTACGTCGTTTGGTAAAGCTTGTGGGGTGGAGAGTAGTGCCGGAGTGTACACCAGAGTGGCACCTTACGCCAGGTGGATCGAAAGGATTGTTTGGCCCCAATAG
- the LOC138133188 gene encoding venom protease-like, translating to MKKIWLFVSSIFSAIYGKDVYFGDECILKDTGKTGLCFSPTECAYAKDESNSHKTFQYCQNDTFFPLLCCPMEKSELKCLTYYKQGNIANFVSHGEKTLAGEFPHMAAVGYGEKNTAQWLCGGSLISEQFVLTAAHCINPKTTGPARWVRLGDLDLQDVEDVPKPQEFAVAETFVHSEYKSASHYHDIALIKLDRSAVFNNLVKPACLHVEKSIPHILTVTGWGKIDIFGEKSNHLLKADLNPVGQNVCQKQYASISKKKLAKGIREDIQLCAGDAEGRDTCPGDSGGPLQYKKPASPDYFIIVGVTSFGKACGLENSIGVYTRVSPYTRWIESIVWPQ from the exons ATGAAGAAAATCTGGTTATTTGTATCGTCCATATTTTCTGCGATTTATGGCAAAGATGTTTATTTTG GTGATGAGTGCATTCTAAAAGATACAGGGAAGACAGGTCTCTGCTTTTCTCCTACCGAATGTGCTTACGCTAAGGATGAATCAAATTCACACAAAACATTTCAATATTGTCAGAATGATACGTTTTTCCCTTTACTGTGTTGTCCAATGGAGAAAAGTGAATTGA AATGCTTAACATATTACAAACAAGGTAATATTGCGAATTTTGTTTCGCACGGAGAGAAAACTCTGGCCGGAGAATTTCCCCACATG GCCGCTGTTGGCTACGGTGAGAAGAACACCGCCCAATGGTTGTGCGGGGGCAGCTTAATAAGCGAACAATTTGTTCTAACCGCCGCCCACTGCATAAATCCCAAAACAAC TGGTCCTGCCAGATGGGTTCGTCTGGGTGACTTGGATCTCCAAGACGTGGAAGATGTTCCCAAACCTCAAGAGTTTGCAGTTGCTGAAACTTTTGTCCATTCTGAGTACAAATCGGCGTCCCACTATCACGACATTGCTTTGATAAAACTAGATCGTTCAGcagttttcaacaatttggTCAAACCTGCGTGTTTGCATGTTGAAAAATCAATTCCACATATTTTGACTGTGACGGGATGGggtaaaattgacatttttggGGAAAAAAGCAATCATCTTCTAAAAGCTGATTTAAATCCTGTCGGCCAAAATGTTTGTCAGAAGCAGTATGCATCTATTTCGAAGAAAAAGTTAGCGAAAGGGATCAGAGAGGACATTCAGTTGTGTGCAGGAGATGCTGAAGGGAGAGATACTTGTCCG gGAGATTCTGGAGGACCACTGCAATATAAGAAGCCAGCAAGTCcggattattttattattgttgggGTTACCTCATTCGGGAAAGCTTGTGGGCTTGAAAACAGCATAGGAGTGTACACCAGAGTGTCTCCTTATACCCGGTGGATTGAAAGTATTGTTTGGCCCCAATAG